The Dioscorea cayenensis subsp. rotundata cultivar TDr96_F1 chromosome 19, TDr96_F1_v2_PseudoChromosome.rev07_lg8_w22 25.fasta, whole genome shotgun sequence genome includes a window with the following:
- the LOC120283703 gene encoding very-long-chain aldehyde decarbonylase GL1-9-like, protein MVFWEGYASDELMGTFAPIVVYWLYAGMYQLLPPLDRFRLHTRKEEEQKNLVPLSSVVKGVLLQQLVQATVAQLLFLMTSKLCSTETQIQPSLPVQLMQFIVAMLVMDTWQYFVHRYMHQNKFLYRHVHSQHHKLVIPYAIGALYNHPLEGLLLDTFGGAISFLISGMTARTAVYFFCFAVVKTIDDHCGLCLPGNIFHIVFQNNTAYHDIHHQHQGTKFNYSQPFFSVWDRLLGTYMPYNLIDREEGGFEARPLKDKLI, encoded by the exons ATGGTGTTTTGGGAGGGATATGCTAGCGATGAATTGATGGGCACCTTTGCCCCCATTGTGGTTTATTGGCTTTATGCTGGCATGTACCAACTCTTGCCACCATTAGACCGATTTCGGCTCCacacaaggaaagaagaagagcagAAGAATTTGGTTCCCTTATCATCAGTTGTCAAGGGTGTTTTGCTTCAGCAGCTGGTTCAGGCCACTGTTGCACAGCTGCTGTTCTTG ATGACTTCTAAGCTGTGTTCAACCGAAACTCAAATCCAGCCATCCCTTCCTGTTCAACTAATGCAGTTCATAGTAGCCATGTTGGTCATGGACACATGGCAGTACTTTGTGCACCGGTACATGCACCAGAACAAGTTTTTATACCGTCATGTTCACTCACAACACCACAAGCTTGTCATCCCTTACGCGATCGGAGCACTCTACAACCATCCATTAGAGGGCCTTCTCCTCGATACTTTTGGCGGTGCCATCTCATTTCTAATCTCAGGAATGACCGCGAGGACAGCCGTTTACTTCTTCTGTTTTGCAGTGGTCAAGACCATTGACGATCACTGTGGCCTGTGCTTGCCGGGAAACATCTTCCACATTGTTTTCCAGAACAACACAGCGTATCACGACATCCATCATCAGCACCAAGGCACCAAATTCAATTATTCACAGCCATTTTTCTCCGTATGGGACCGACTATTGGGAACATACATGCCATATAACCTCATTGATCGTGAAGAAGGCGGCTTCGAAGCAAGGCCATTGAAAGACAAACTCATATGA
- the LOC120283702 gene encoding uncharacterized protein LOC120283702, which translates to MELNVTDLFLHGKCSVPNSSVTGTGNISFGGNDSNLGDTVLRLDFVDYGVERSGKGVYYRSHNDDFLSAQDDGCKLVLGLGPTPTSYNDGYCSSAVSKTKESISLLSESVISESDSGLLKLGLSRDISVPILDASQGNSDSLSDINGKSLFQLVVDEGSTSAKKSGGYMPSLIFAPRMENFSNSNVMQKTQHVQDQPKFSPEPSSTTQVSDSLITDAIPHEKTYKNQPRKCGFKGCTKGARGSSGLCIAHGGGQRCQKPGCNKGSESRTAFCKAHGGGRRCQMLGCTKSAEGKTDYCIAHGGGRRCGHPGCTKAARGKSGLCIRHGGGKRCTKEGCSRSAEGQAGLCISHGGGRRCQYQGCSKGAQGSTMYCKAHGGGKRCIFEGCTKGAEGSTPLCKGHGGGKRCLFEGGGVCPKSVHGGTDFCVAHGGGKRCAVTGCTKSARGRTDCCVKHGGGKRCHFNGCGKSAQGSTDFCKAHGGGKRCTFPGGCEKFARGKSGLCAAHGSKMALQQDQNGPKNAGMIGTGLFKGIVLSSMNGNRNVDNEQHSSSTASASAISECNESANNALEKQQLIPHRLLVPISMKFRERERSTGLVIPEGRVHGGGLMSLFGGHLKNSVDSAGLR; encoded by the coding sequence ATGGAGCTTAATGTGACTGATTTATTCTTGCATGGAAAGTGTTCTGTACCAAACAGCTCAGTCACAGGAACAGGGAACATCTCTTTCGGCGGCAATGACAGCAACTTGGGTGATACTGTTTTACGTCTAGATTTTGTGGACTATGGAGTTGAGAGGAGTGGCAAAGGAGTATATTACCGGAGTCATAATGACGACTTCCTTTCTGCTCAAGATGATGGTTGTAAGCTTGTTCTCGGTTTGGGTCCAACTCCAACTTCTTATAATGATGGCTATTGTTCATCAGCGGTCAGTAAAACCAAAGAATCTATTAGTTTACTTAGCGAAAGTGTGATTTCTGAGTCTGATTCAGGTTTGCTGAAACTCGGCCTCTCGAGGGATATTTCGGTGCCAATACTGGATGCATCACAAGGTAATTCAGATTCTCTCTCTGATATCAATGGGAAAAGTTTATTCCAGTTAGTTGTTGATGAAGGTTCAACATCAGCTAAGAAATCTGGTGGGTATATGCCATCTTTGATCTTTGCTCCAAGGATGGAAAACTTCAGCAATAGCAATGTCATGCAAAAAACACAGCATGTTCAAGATCAACCCAAGTTCAGTCCAGAGCCTTCCTCCACGACCCAAGTATCGGATTCCCTGATCACTGATGCCATTCCCCACGAGAAAACGTATAAAAATCAACCGAGGAAATGCGGGTTTAAGGGATGTACCAAAGGTGCAAGGGGATCATCTGGTCTTTGCATTGCTCATGGAGGTGGCCAAAGGTGCCAGAAACCTGGTTGCAACAAGGGTTCTGAAAGCCGAACAGCATTCTGCAAGGCTCATGGAGGTGGGAGGCGGTGCCAAATGCTCGGATGCACAAAAAGTGCTGAGGGGAAGACAGATTACTGCATTGCTCACGGAGGTGGTCGCCGGTGTGGCCATCCTGGGTGTACCAAAGCAGCCCGAGGAAAGTCTGGTTTGTGCATTAGGCATGGTGGTGGGAAGAGATGCACCAAAGAGGGGTGCTCACGGAGTGCTGAAGGACAAGCAGGGCTATGCATCTCCCATGGCGGAGGACGCCGGTGTCAGTATCAAGGCTGTAGCAAGGGTGCACAGGGTAGCACAATGTACTGCAAGGCTCATGGTGGTGGCAAAAGGTGCATCTTTGAAGGGTGTACTAAAGGAGCAGAAGGGAGCACACCCCTTTGCAAAGGACATGGAGGTGGGAAACGTTGTTTGTTTGAAGGTGGAGGAGTATGTCCAAAGAGTGTGCACGGAGGGACTGATTTTTGTGTTGCTCATGGAGGAGGGAAGCGCTGTGCAGTAACGGGATGCACGAAGAGTGCTCGTGGCCGCACTGACTGCTGTGTGAAGCATGGCGGGGGAAAACGGTGCCATTTCAATGGCTGCGGGAAGAGCGCACAAGGTAGTACTGATTTCTGCAAGGCACATGGCGGGGGCAAGCGATGTACATTCCCGGGAGGTTGTGAGAAGTTTGCTAGGGGGAAGAGTGGTCTCTGTGCTGCTCATGGGAGCAAAATGGCATTGCAGCAAGATCAAAATGGCCCAAAGAATGCCGGAATGATCGGTACCGGCCTCTTCAAAGGTATTGTATTGTCATCAATGAATGGAAATAGGAATGTGGACAATGAACAACACTCTTCATCAACTGCCAGTGCAAGTGCAATCTCTGAATGCAATGAATCGGCAAACAATGCATTGGAGAAACAACAACTAATACCTCACCGATTGCTTGTTCCGATCTCAATGAAATTCagagagagggagaggagcacTGGGCTTGTGATTCCTGAAGGAAGAGTGCATGGTGGTGGTCTCATGTCTTTGTTTGGAGGGCATCTGAAGAATTCTGTTGATTCTGCTGGCTTGAGATGA